The following proteins are encoded in a genomic region of Deinococcus betulae:
- a CDS encoding ATP-binding protein yields the protein MSEAFADTTPRILQHLTETLAAARTQTAVLEAALNPTITALGAMSGAVLLLDSKTQELTVRAAQGLAARTLWQDGPLTPGTPVGDAIIQRQALYFEHPGDLKNAYPHLEDQTGGLPAAATAILPLSLDEQVLGVLLLDFREPHQFTADEQRFLSTIAAQTALGLDRATLLERLDGEGARRQLQARTQELEADRAFLSTTLNSLGEAIIVCDAQGRLVRFAGLAAEMHGQDAEPIDPEQWASQYNLYLADCSRPLTLAEVPLYRAWQGEEVQNVEFAICRPDHPPRYVVANGQPLFTPDGRPNGAVVAQRDITTLHVQSQQLSERTTELERQRAALRAEQAASRAFVTFTEAAGRTQTVEELGHLAMTTLHVILPDVTALFYERAGAAWMPLAWTPDIAPDLLTVLQRGLPADTPILVQMTATRQPVFLDGWQEEEQGAAHTAAHYSAAAYPVVQGGNITALLSLGLPTQAPWTDAQRELVLALGRSFTLLHDRLSVARQVQEQRDAAEKRSEALEAFAVMSRDLAGEANRYALVRRAQEIMLSLLTPGYALYWEQASDHWELKSQVGDIGNPELQQLVDDYGLPLDAPALHSTWLTGIPNYQDNYAQGADTPIDMIRHVNAATAFRVVLHGQPIGMLAIGLFDQRVWTPMDRAVLETAIYSLGLVLERAQSIEALEQANTELQIANEELHAFTYSVSHDLRTPVRHVKGFTELAMKTFTQGQTEKAQRHLGIVSQAADRMTEMIDAMLALSRAGRVELLFRPVPLQTLVQQAQQDAMLEFPEQPVDWQIEPLPAVRADTAALQQVLTNLLSNAVKFAALTRPLQIRVWAEEQPQAWAVFVQDTGVGFDQEYAGKLFGVFQRLHTQDQFAGTGVGLATIKRIVTRHGGQVWAEGRVDAGATFGFTLPKGP from the coding sequence ATGAGTGAGGCCTTTGCCGACACCACGCCCCGCATCCTGCAGCACCTCACCGAAACCCTGGCGGCGGCCCGCACCCAGACGGCTGTTCTGGAAGCCGCTCTGAACCCCACGATCACAGCGCTGGGGGCCATGTCAGGCGCCGTTCTTCTGCTTGATTCTAAGACCCAGGAGTTGACGGTGCGGGCCGCGCAGGGACTGGCCGCCCGCACCCTCTGGCAGGACGGCCCACTCACCCCGGGCACCCCAGTTGGCGACGCCATCATCCAGCGACAGGCCCTGTACTTCGAGCATCCCGGTGACCTCAAGAACGCCTATCCGCACCTTGAAGACCAGACGGGCGGGCTGCCCGCTGCCGCGACCGCCATCCTGCCTCTTTCGCTGGATGAGCAGGTGCTGGGTGTTCTTCTTCTGGATTTCAGGGAACCGCATCAGTTCACCGCCGACGAGCAGCGCTTTCTGAGTACCATTGCCGCGCAGACTGCGCTGGGTCTGGACCGGGCCACCTTGCTGGAGCGCCTTGACGGCGAGGGCGCCCGGCGTCAACTTCAGGCCCGCACACAGGAACTTGAAGCGGACCGGGCCTTTCTCAGCACCACGCTGAACAGCCTGGGTGAGGCCATCATCGTGTGCGATGCGCAGGGCCGCCTCGTCCGTTTTGCGGGCCTGGCCGCCGAGATGCATGGGCAGGACGCCGAGCCGATTGACCCCGAGCAGTGGGCCTCCCAGTACAACCTCTACCTAGCGGACTGTTCCCGGCCCCTGACCCTGGCCGAGGTGCCGCTTTACCGGGCCTGGCAGGGCGAAGAGGTCCAGAACGTCGAATTCGCCATCTGCCGGCCTGACCACCCGCCCCGGTACGTCGTCGCCAATGGGCAGCCGCTCTTCACGCCTGACGGCCGCCCCAACGGAGCCGTGGTCGCCCAGCGGGACATCACCACCCTGCATGTTCAGTCCCAGCAACTCAGCGAGCGCACCACCGAACTGGAACGGCAACGGGCCGCGCTGCGGGCTGAACAGGCCGCTTCACGGGCATTTGTCACGTTTACCGAGGCGGCTGGCCGCACCCAGACCGTTGAAGAACTCGGTCACCTGGCCATGACCACGCTGCATGTCATTCTTCCTGACGTTACGGCCCTCTTTTACGAGCGGGCAGGCGCGGCCTGGATGCCGTTGGCCTGGACCCCAGACATCGCCCCGGACCTGCTCACGGTCTTGCAGCGTGGCCTGCCGGCAGACACCCCCATTCTGGTTCAGATGACCGCTACGCGGCAGCCAGTTTTTCTGGACGGCTGGCAAGAAGAGGAGCAGGGGGCCGCCCACACCGCCGCCCACTACTCTGCAGCGGCCTATCCCGTCGTGCAAGGTGGCAACATCACCGCGCTGCTGAGCCTGGGACTGCCCACGCAGGCCCCCTGGACCGACGCCCAACGTGAACTGGTGCTGGCCCTCGGCCGGAGCTTCACGCTGCTTCACGACCGCCTTTCGGTCGCGCGGCAGGTGCAGGAACAGCGCGACGCCGCCGAGAAGCGCAGCGAAGCGCTCGAAGCGTTCGCCGTCATGTCCCGTGACCTGGCGGGGGAAGCCAATCGCTACGCCCTGGTACGCCGGGCCCAGGAGATCATGCTCTCTTTGCTGACGCCAGGGTACGCCCTGTACTGGGAGCAGGCGAGCGACCACTGGGAACTGAAGTCGCAGGTGGGCGACATCGGCAACCCCGAATTGCAGCAACTGGTTGATGACTACGGCCTGCCGCTGGACGCTCCGGCCCTTCATTCCACCTGGCTGACTGGCATTCCCAACTACCAGGACAACTACGCGCAAGGGGCCGATACACCCATTGACATGATTCGGCATGTGAATGCGGCCACAGCCTTCCGGGTGGTGCTGCACGGCCAGCCGATTGGGATGCTGGCGATTGGCCTGTTTGACCAGCGCGTCTGGACCCCGATGGACAGGGCGGTGCTGGAAACGGCCATCTACAGCCTGGGGCTGGTGCTGGAACGCGCGCAGAGTATCGAGGCGCTGGAGCAGGCCAATACCGAGTTGCAGATTGCCAATGAAGAACTCCACGCCTTTACCTACAGCGTGTCCCACGACCTGCGCACGCCGGTGCGGCATGTCAAGGGCTTTACCGAGCTGGCCATGAAGACCTTTACGCAGGGCCAGACCGAGAAGGCCCAGCGCCACCTGGGCATAGTGTCGCAGGCGGCCGACCGCATGACCGAGATGATTGACGCCATGCTGGCCCTGTCCCGCGCTGGCCGGGTGGAACTGCTGTTCCGTCCCGTGCCGCTTCAGACGCTGGTGCAGCAGGCGCAGCAAGACGCCATGCTGGAATTCCCAGAGCAGCCGGTGGACTGGCAGATTGAGCCGTTGCCCGCCGTACGGGCCGACACGGCCGCGCTGCAACAGGTGCTGACCAATCTGCTGAGCAATGCCGTGAAGTTCGCGGCCCTGACGCGGCCCCTCCAGATCCGGGTCTGGGCTGAGGAACAGCCGCAGGCATGGGCCGTGTTCGTGCAGGACACGGGCGTCGGCTTCGATCAGGAATATGCCGGGAAATTGTTCGGGGTGTTCCAGCGCCTGCACACCCAGGATCAATTTGCAGGCACGGGCGTGGGGCTGGCGACCATCAAGCGCATCGTGACGCGGCACGGGGGGCAGGTCTGGGCGGAAGGCCGCGTGGACGCAGGAGCAACGTTTGGCTTCACGCTGCCGAAGGGGCCTTAA
- a CDS encoding IS630 transposase-related protein, with translation MRGRAYSVDLRERIVWAVQQGMSQPQAARQFSVSVASVERYLRLERLGQGLHARPRPGRSPSVLPPGEHEDLRAQVRAYPDLTLAEHAALWGEGHSAVSPSTLVRRFKTLRLTRKKDTGRQ, from the coding sequence ATGCGAGGGCGAGCGTACAGCGTGGACTTACGGGAGCGCATTGTGTGGGCCGTACAGCAGGGCATGAGTCAGCCGCAAGCCGCCCGACAGTTCAGTGTGAGTGTGGCGAGTGTGGAGCGCTATCTGCGACTGGAGCGATTGGGACAGGGGTTACACGCCCGTCCTCGACCAGGACGCTCACCGAGTGTCCTGCCACCTGGAGAGCACGAGGACTTGCGGGCGCAGGTCCGGGCGTACCCGGACCTGACGCTGGCCGAACATGCGGCCTTGTGGGGTGAGGGCCATTCGGCAGTGTCGCCCAGCACGCTGGTTCGCCGGTTCAAGACCTTGAGACTGACGAGAAAAAAAGACACTGGCCGCCAGTGA
- a CDS encoding IS630 family transposase, whose product MLPSDLLYLNESGFQTNMTRTHARCPRGQRATDTVPRNRGKILTLLCALTLAGPTAPLVVEGGVNGHVFVTYVREVLVPVLRPGQLVVLDNLGAHLRPEVRELVEAAGALLVYLPPYSPDLNPIESMFSKLKAALRALAARTRDGVLEALRLALDAVTPSDAQGWFQHVLSLQLFR is encoded by the coding sequence GTGCTGCCCAGCGACTTGCTGTATCTGAACGAAAGCGGCTTTCAGACGAATATGACCCGCACCCATGCCCGTTGTCCCCGGGGACAACGGGCCACCGACACCGTGCCGCGCAACCGCGGGAAGATCCTCACGCTGTTGTGTGCCCTGACCCTCGCTGGACCGACCGCCCCGCTGGTAGTTGAAGGCGGGGTGAACGGCCACGTCTTCGTCACCTACGTGCGAGAGGTGCTCGTCCCAGTGCTGCGTCCTGGACAGCTGGTCGTCTTGGACAATCTTGGGGCGCACCTGCGCCCCGAGGTCCGGGAACTGGTCGAAGCCGCCGGAGCCCTGCTGGTTTACCTGCCGCCGTACTCCCCAGACCTCAACCCCATTGAGTCCATGTTCTCCAAACTCAAAGCGGCGCTGCGGGCCCTGGCCGCCAGGACCCGGGACGGTGTTCTTGAGGCTCTGCGCCTCGCCCTCGACGCTGTGACCCCCTCTGACGCCCAGGGCTGGTTTCAACACGTCCTCTCCCTTCAACTCTTCCGGTGA
- a CDS encoding right-handed parallel beta-helix repeat-containing protein, producing the protein MTYTASASRLPAIRLLALSATLLLAACGSTTPVPSVPTASADQSQAAEVAAETNATVDTAETDDATLQAAAVSNKVQPGVTGGARTQYDANAEGQQTVVLLGNGNAATFSAPAAGIFTGTLQARQTAYQGNVMLSVRVNGSEVKRVEVTSLAYAGTALGQLTLKAGDVISTVFINDLSGGGQDRNAYIDYLTLAPASPNAEGPAPAPTPVPAPTPAPIATPSGAVDVKTYGAKGDGVTDDTAALQKAASSGKSLSFPAGTYLVSKAVTFNGTNNISVVGQGATIKARGGFSGTALLHLVNTTATKVSGFTVIGAGEGTGWVDGIRVSGGSGAVVDSNTISQLGGCGVGVENATRTTVSNNIVSQVKFHGVFGSASTQQTWRGNRVTGHGSSNLTAGIGLLGQLGDTYLIEGNLSAGFGNTAMKTEGTSNVTFRGNTVEGFARDGIKIMPLPEKGVSQVSNGVIENNTVRGFSGADVYGSTALQISSVIGGRVSGNTTYGTFGANAGGKQPPYGYEDAIRLQAHGSGPVPRDIVVTNNKASNSYVGLRLMGNNNTVSGNTFQGSAQHSVIFNQNATGNKFTGNTFSSAGSVGVMFDRGVSGTTFSGNTFSSMGTGIYAANGGNNNNTFTTNSFSSVSKAVIVAGSGNTCSGNSGSGVASTCQ; encoded by the coding sequence GTGACTTACACTGCTTCCGCTTCCCGCCTGCCTGCCATCCGCCTGCTCGCCCTGAGCGCCACCCTGCTGCTGGCCGCGTGTGGCTCGACCACCCCAGTTCCTTCTGTGCCCACCGCATCGGCTGACCAGAGTCAGGCCGCCGAGGTGGCCGCAGAAACGAATGCAACCGTAGACACTGCCGAGACGGATGATGCGACCCTGCAGGCAGCGGCCGTGAGCAACAAGGTGCAGCCTGGAGTCACCGGAGGCGCGCGCACGCAGTACGATGCCAACGCCGAAGGTCAGCAGACTGTGGTGCTGCTGGGCAACGGGAACGCGGCGACCTTCAGTGCGCCGGCCGCTGGAATCTTTACAGGCACGTTGCAGGCCCGTCAGACCGCCTACCAGGGCAACGTGATGCTGAGCGTGCGGGTTAACGGCAGCGAAGTCAAGCGTGTGGAAGTGACCAGCCTGGCCTACGCGGGCACCGCCCTGGGGCAACTGACTCTCAAGGCAGGCGACGTCATCAGCACGGTGTTTATCAACGACCTGAGCGGCGGCGGCCAAGACCGCAACGCCTACATTGACTACCTGACCCTGGCACCAGCGTCGCCCAACGCCGAAGGGCCTGCACCGGCACCCACTCCCGTTCCGGCGCCCACCCCGGCCCCCATCGCCACGCCAAGTGGCGCAGTGGACGTGAAAACTTACGGCGCCAAGGGTGACGGCGTGACCGACGACACCGCTGCGCTGCAAAAAGCCGCCAGCAGCGGCAAGTCCCTGAGCTTCCCGGCTGGCACCTATCTGGTCAGCAAGGCGGTGACCTTTAACGGCACCAACAACATCAGCGTTGTGGGTCAGGGCGCGACCATCAAGGCCAGGGGCGGCTTCAGCGGCACCGCACTGCTGCATCTGGTAAACACCACAGCCACAAAGGTCAGCGGGTTTACGGTCATCGGCGCCGGCGAGGGCACCGGCTGGGTGGACGGCATCCGCGTCAGCGGCGGCAGCGGCGCCGTGGTGGACAGCAACACCATCAGCCAGTTAGGCGGCTGCGGCGTAGGCGTGGAAAACGCCACCCGCACCACGGTCAGCAACAACATCGTCTCGCAGGTGAAGTTTCACGGGGTCTTCGGGTCGGCCTCAACGCAGCAGACCTGGCGCGGCAACCGCGTGACGGGTCACGGCTCTTCCAACCTGACGGCGGGCATTGGCCTGCTGGGGCAGCTGGGTGACACCTACCTAATTGAAGGTAACCTCTCGGCAGGATTTGGCAACACCGCTATGAAGACCGAAGGCACCTCGAACGTGACCTTCCGGGGCAATACGGTGGAGGGCTTTGCCCGCGACGGCATCAAGATCATGCCGCTGCCCGAGAAGGGCGTGAGCCAGGTGTCGAACGGTGTCATTGAGAACAACACCGTGCGCGGGTTCTCGGGCGCCGACGTGTACGGCTCGACCGCACTGCAAATCAGCAGTGTGATTGGAGGGCGCGTGAGTGGCAACACCACTTACGGGACCTTCGGGGCCAATGCTGGCGGCAAGCAGCCTCCGTACGGCTACGAAGACGCCATCCGCCTGCAGGCCCACGGCAGCGGCCCAGTGCCCCGCGACATCGTGGTCACCAACAACAAGGCCAGCAACTCCTACGTCGGCCTGCGCCTGATGGGCAACAACAACACCGTCTCGGGCAATACCTTCCAGGGCAGCGCCCAGCACAGCGTCATCTTTAACCAGAACGCCACCGGCAATAAATTTACGGGCAACACCTTCTCCTCTGCCGGGTCGGTCGGCGTGATGTTCGACCGGGGGGTGTCCGGCACCACATTCAGCGGCAACACCTTCAGCAGCATGGGGACGGGCATCTACGCCGCCAACGGCGGGAACAACAACAACACCTTCACGACCAACTCGTTCAGCTCGGTGTCCAAGGCGGTCATCGTGGCGGGCAGCGGCAACACCTGTAGCGGCAACTCTGGCAGCGGCGTCGCCAGCACCTGCCAGTAA
- a CDS encoding glycosyltransferase family 4 protein, which yields MYRLIGIDTEGAADFRTARGRNLSVYRALDSHAQIVDRFTPALTSWSQYANYALSFRPHPRHWKGVANLNPRTFRAQSALALRRLKAQRPDFDVALQIFGMFSVAGHGFPVALYLDNTMALTLQHYPQWNPMSRRERQDWLLLEQDAYHAADLLFTMSEAVRQSVIDDYGVPAQKVVAVGAGANFTLDEVGKQEYGQQTALFVAYEFGRNGGDTLLEAWRLVRQQLPEAKLQIVGPRQRVVPPGTPGVEWFGPVKDRGQLRQLFQDATLFVLPSIFNPFPHVLREAMAMSLPCVSTAHAAIPEIVTDGLNGSLVPVGDPDALAQTLFALLSQPALARRYGQAGRDTVAQAMSWAQVGEAMTPGLAALAARS from the coding sequence ATGTACCGACTTATTGGTATTGATACAGAAGGCGCCGCTGACTTCCGAACGGCCCGTGGCCGCAACCTCTCGGTGTACCGCGCGCTGGATAGTCACGCGCAGATTGTTGACCGTTTCACGCCGGCCCTGACGAGCTGGTCACAGTATGCCAACTACGCCCTGAGTTTCCGGCCACACCCCCGTCACTGGAAAGGCGTGGCCAACCTCAACCCCCGCACCTTCCGGGCGCAGAGCGCGCTGGCCCTGCGGCGCCTGAAGGCCCAGCGCCCTGACTTTGATGTCGCGCTCCAGATTTTTGGCATGTTCTCGGTGGCGGGCCACGGGTTTCCTGTGGCGCTGTACCTCGACAACACCATGGCGCTGACCCTGCAGCACTATCCGCAGTGGAATCCCATGAGCCGCCGCGAACGGCAGGACTGGCTGCTGCTGGAACAGGACGCCTATCACGCGGCCGACCTGCTGTTCACCATGTCAGAGGCGGTCCGGCAGTCCGTGATTGACGACTACGGCGTGCCGGCGCAGAAGGTGGTCGCTGTGGGCGCCGGCGCCAATTTCACGCTCGACGAGGTGGGCAAGCAGGAGTACGGTCAGCAGACGGCCCTGTTCGTGGCCTACGAATTCGGGCGCAATGGCGGCGACACCCTGCTTGAAGCGTGGCGCCTGGTCCGTCAGCAGTTGCCTGAAGCGAAGCTGCAAATCGTGGGCCCCAGGCAGCGGGTGGTGCCGCCGGGCACTCCAGGGGTGGAGTGGTTTGGGCCTGTCAAAGACCGGGGCCAGCTGCGTCAGCTCTTCCAGGACGCGACGCTGTTTGTCCTGCCCAGCATCTTCAATCCGTTTCCGCACGTGCTGCGCGAGGCCATGGCCATGAGCCTTCCCTGCGTCAGCACCGCCCACGCCGCCATTCCCGAAATCGTGACGGACGGCCTGAACGGCTCGCTGGTGCCGGTGGGCGACCCGGACGCCCTGGCCCAGACGCTGTTTGCCCTGCTGTCCCAGCCGGCCCTGGCCCGGCGCTACGGCCAGGCTGGCCGGGACACCGTCGCTCAGGCCATGTCCTGGGCACAGGTCGGGGAGGCCATGACCCCTGGCCTGGCGGCGCTGGCCGCCCGTTCCTGA
- a CDS encoding glycosyltransferase family 2 protein, producing MTDSASPAPGVQPAAPPLVGTVVINYNGWGHTDTCLRSLAALDYPRADVVLVDNGSTDDSVAQLRARYPDLPILQIPANVGFTAANNVGTREALRRGADHVWFLNNDTAVDPGALSALVEVAAGHPGLGAVASVLYSMREPEQVQGWGGGWIDLWRGRAELFQAPVPWAQLDFLSGTSLLVRRRALEEVGLLDERYFMYWEDADFSLRLRRAGWGLGVAAAARTWHLGAASMGLSTLTHKSLDWELNFTKSGVRFFRRHAPVPLLPLLAGPGLYLLKRMLRGQWSRAAAVARGGWLAFHRAAQ from the coding sequence ATGACTGATTCTGCTTCGCCTGCCCCTGGTGTTCAGCCGGCCGCCCCGCCCCTGGTGGGCACCGTGGTCATCAACTACAACGGGTGGGGGCATACCGACACCTGCCTGCGGTCTCTGGCGGCGCTGGACTACCCACGCGCCGACGTGGTGCTGGTGGACAACGGCTCGACCGACGACTCGGTGGCCCAGTTGCGGGCGCGGTATCCAGACCTGCCCATCCTTCAGATTCCGGCGAATGTGGGCTTTACCGCCGCCAATAACGTGGGCACCCGTGAGGCGCTGCGGCGCGGCGCAGACCACGTGTGGTTTCTCAACAACGACACGGCGGTGGACCCTGGGGCGCTGTCGGCGCTGGTCGAGGTGGCGGCCGGGCACCCGGGGCTGGGCGCCGTGGCGTCGGTGCTGTACTCCATGCGTGAGCCGGAGCAGGTGCAGGGCTGGGGCGGGGGGTGGATTGACCTCTGGCGGGGCCGCGCCGAGCTGTTTCAGGCCCCGGTGCCCTGGGCGCAGCTTGATTTTCTGTCCGGGACCAGCCTGCTGGTGCGCCGCCGCGCGCTGGAAGAGGTGGGGCTGCTGGACGAGCGGTATTTCATGTACTGGGAAGACGCCGATTTCAGTCTGCGGCTGCGGCGCGCGGGGTGGGGCCTGGGCGTGGCGGCGGCGGCCCGGACCTGGCACCTGGGCGCGGCCTCCATGGGTCTGAGCACCCTGACCCACAAGAGTCTGGACTGGGAACTGAATTTCACCAAAAGCGGGGTCCGGTTTTTTCGCCGTCACGCGCCGGTGCCGCTGTTGCCGCTGCTGGCCGGGCCGGGCCTGTACCTGCTCAAGCGGATGCTGCGCGGCCAGTGGTCCCGGGCGGCGGCGGTGGCCCGCGGCGGCTGGCTCGCCTTTCACCGCGCCGCGCAGTAA
- a CDS encoding O-antigen ligase family protein yields the protein MQLRRRDVDLWVHAGLFSLYLGTLSVFGVTRRLDPSLGSAAQLGLLLLTWSLLVFAVWRSKRVPLGGVVLLALLPYLHMLYFSATGESAGGAFSYLYKFSGFLMAPYLWVWARFRDDAQIERTLMLVASLLAARAVLSFAVPGLAITSGGFADDFTVYEWVGPLPRIFYPGMPLVFFGLMVSLRNLFLAADRQTTLELVRSVLFAAALAVNLSRGIMMFAVVVTALLLLVKFTSSRVAAGRKGRLVLMSLLALTGLTLVVVATPLSDTVAQVASGFSNQERFSLDQGNLDWRVEQMRAAYRMVETPEEQALGVGTNTFIPESIEHPVPGEVTNELHYSYDSVRWTFGAAGLALLVGFALLQPLLRVLVTRPASPLVLPVVMTGSFIALVGLYTVVFTTTDWSFVLSVCGALLNARCDAWRAAPSPVRSEPLTFPVPSQGVPHD from the coding sequence ATGCAGCTGCGCCGCCGCGACGTGGACCTGTGGGTTCATGCGGGCCTGTTCAGCCTGTATCTGGGCACCCTGTCGGTGTTTGGGGTCACGCGCCGGCTGGACCCCTCTCTGGGCAGCGCGGCGCAGCTGGGCCTGCTTCTGCTGACCTGGAGCCTTCTGGTGTTCGCCGTCTGGCGCTCGAAGCGGGTGCCCCTGGGGGGCGTCGTGCTCCTGGCCCTGCTGCCCTACCTGCACATGCTCTATTTCTCGGCCACCGGTGAATCGGCGGGCGGCGCCTTTTCCTACCTGTACAAGTTCAGTGGCTTTCTCATGGCGCCTTACCTGTGGGTGTGGGCGCGCTTCCGCGACGACGCTCAGATCGAGCGCACACTGATGCTGGTGGCGTCGCTGCTGGCGGCGCGCGCGGTGCTGAGTTTCGCCGTGCCGGGCCTGGCCATCACCTCCGGCGGCTTTGCCGATGACTTCACCGTCTACGAGTGGGTTGGGCCGCTGCCGCGCATCTTTTATCCGGGGATGCCGCTGGTGTTTTTTGGCCTGATGGTCTCGTTGCGTAACCTCTTTCTGGCCGCTGACCGGCAAACCACCCTGGAACTGGTCCGGTCGGTGCTGTTCGCGGCGGCGCTGGCCGTCAATCTGTCGCGCGGCATCATGATGTTCGCCGTCGTGGTGACGGCGCTGCTGCTGCTGGTGAAATTCACGAGCAGTCGCGTGGCCGCCGGGCGCAAGGGCCGTCTGGTGCTCATGTCGCTGCTGGCCCTGACCGGCCTGACCCTGGTGGTGGTGGCCACGCCGCTGTCAGACACGGTGGCCCAGGTGGCGTCTGGCTTCAGTAACCAGGAGCGCTTCAGCCTGGACCAGGGCAACCTCGACTGGCGCGTGGAGCAGATGCGCGCCGCCTACCGCATGGTCGAGACGCCCGAGGAGCAGGCACTGGGGGTCGGGACCAACACCTTTATTCCCGAAAGCATCGAGCATCCCGTGCCCGGCGAGGTCACCAACGAGCTGCATTACTCCTACGACTCGGTGCGCTGGACCTTTGGCGCCGCCGGTCTGGCCCTGCTGGTGGGCTTTGCCCTGCTTCAGCCTCTGCTCCGGGTGCTGGTGACTCGGCCTGCCTCACCCCTGGTGCTTCCGGTGGTCATGACCGGCAGTTTTATCGCCCTGGTGGGTCTGTACACCGTGGTCTTTACCACCACTGACTGGAGCTTCGTCCTCAGTGTATGTGGCGCCCTTCTCAACGCGCGCTGTGACGCCTGGCGCGCCGCGCCGTCTCCGGTCCGTTCTGAACCCCTGACCTTTCCCGTTCCCTCCCAAGGAGTGCCCCATGACTGA
- a CDS encoding flippase yields MTATPPEAGRRTPRNIAALYGVQLATYLLPLLTVPFLARTLGPQAWGALAIAQAFAGVVCLLVDYGFDLSATREVARAQDQPGRRAELLSGVLGARLLMTLGVAGLTLLAQATVPALHQPLLLWAAVAWGAAQAFSLLWYFQGLERLTRVASLDIAAKVAVTAGILLLIRRPADAWLVPALTAGATLLANAYALHLAHRDTPFLRPTWRRSWGTLRLGWPLFLFRGSAAFYSTASAFLLGLFVPASLVGAYAGAERIVRAVQGLLTPLNRALYPRFAQAAEAGPAPLQALLPRGLWLMGGVGALMSAGTWLTAPLLVALLLGPGFEAAVPVLRALAPLPLVIGVNMVFGLFWLVPLGHDRAFNLTVAGGALLNAALIVALVPGGGPLGMAEAVLLTELLVGAALYLQHRQTLRPAAAGRPAKA; encoded by the coding sequence ATGACTGCGACCCCGCCTGAGGCAGGCCGCCGCACCCCGCGCAATATTGCGGCCCTGTACGGGGTGCAACTGGCCACCTACCTGCTGCCGCTGCTGACGGTGCCGTTTCTGGCCCGGACCCTGGGGCCTCAGGCCTGGGGGGCATTGGCGATTGCCCAGGCGTTTGCCGGCGTGGTCTGTCTGCTGGTGGATTACGGCTTTGACCTCTCCGCTACCCGCGAGGTGGCGCGGGCGCAGGACCAGCCGGGGCGCCGGGCCGAGCTGCTGTCGGGGGTGCTGGGCGCCCGGCTGCTGATGACCCTGGGCGTGGCAGGGCTGACCCTGCTGGCCCAGGCGACGGTGCCGGCCCTGCACCAGCCGCTGCTGCTCTGGGCCGCCGTCGCCTGGGGCGCCGCGCAGGCGTTCAGTCTGCTGTGGTACTTCCAGGGCCTAGAGCGCCTGACCCGCGTGGCCAGCCTGGACATCGCCGCCAAGGTGGCGGTGACCGCCGGCATCCTGCTGCTGATTCGGCGGCCAGCGGACGCCTGGCTGGTACCGGCCCTGACCGCCGGCGCCACCCTGCTGGCCAATGCCTACGCCCTGCATCTGGCCCACCGCGACACGCCGTTTTTGAGGCCCACCTGGCGCCGGAGTTGGGGGACCCTGCGCCTGGGCTGGCCCCTGTTTCTGTTCCGAGGGTCGGCGGCTTTTTACAGCACCGCCAGCGCTTTTTTGCTGGGCCTGTTCGTGCCGGCCAGCCTGGTGGGGGCTTACGCCGGGGCCGAGCGCATTGTCCGGGCAGTGCAAGGCCTCCTGACGCCCCTGAACCGCGCGCTGTATCCCCGGTTTGCCCAGGCGGCCGAAGCCGGGCCAGCGCCGCTTCAGGCCCTGCTGCCCAGGGGCCTGTGGCTGATGGGCGGCGTGGGCGCCCTCATGAGCGCTGGCACCTGGCTGACGGCCCCGCTGCTGGTGGCCCTGCTGCTGGGGCCAGGCTTTGAGGCGGCGGTGCCGGTGCTGCGTGCGCTGGCCCCCTTGCCTCTGGTCATCGGCGTGAATATGGTGTTTGGGCTGTTCTGGCTGGTGCCCCTGGGCCATGACCGCGCCTTTAACCTCACGGTGGCCGGGGGGGCGCTGCTCAACGCCGCGCTGATTGTGGCGCTGGTACCGGGCGGCGGCCCACTGGGGATGGCCGAGGCGGTGCTGCTCACCGAACTGCTGGTGGGGGCGGCGCTGTACCTTCAGCACCGGCAGACTCTGCGGCCTGCGGCGGCTGGCCGGCCGGCCAAGGCCTGA